In Bacteroidota bacterium, a single window of DNA contains:
- a CDS encoding nodulation protein NfeD, with amino-acid sequence MYRKILLQLIVAINLLYVPAVNATDTSKAKVVVFDIKEEIAPSATRLVSKALQMARKTHADLIVINMDTYGGLVDDADSIRYAILNSKIPVVVYINPNAASAGALISIACKHIYMSKGASIGAATVVTQEGAAAPDKYQSYMRSIMRSTAEAHGKTVNSVGDTIWKRNPTIAEAMVDQDIEVPGVSAKGKVITFTPEEAMQYGFCEGIKGSIDEVIQAEGISHYSIIKVEKSTIDIIFGFLKNPAVSGVLVLLIIGGIYYELRTPGIGFPIVVSAISALLYFAPNYIDGLAENWEILLFIAGVILLLIELFAIPGFGIIGILGIVAILSSLVLSLVPNDGFDFTIQSPSQIGNAFLTVSVAIAILISILIYSGVSLHNSPILKMVSLESDLAQSKQESIIEEDSIKAGDIGIAFTDIKPQGKAIMQDKIVPAHSIYGFISKGAEVKFIRNEGNSWLVESRLSENIDS; translated from the coding sequence ATGTATCGCAAAATCTTATTACAACTCATAGTTGCCATAAACCTATTATACGTTCCTGCTGTTAATGCCACAGACACATCCAAAGCCAAAGTAGTTGTATTTGATATCAAAGAAGAAATAGCACCATCCGCAACCCGACTTGTAAGCAAAGCACTTCAGATGGCACGAAAAACCCATGCCGATTTGATTGTAATCAATATGGATACTTATGGCGGCTTAGTAGATGATGCTGATTCCATTCGCTATGCAATTCTAAATTCAAAAATTCCGGTTGTAGTTTATATTAACCCTAACGCTGCCTCTGCGGGAGCACTGATATCCATTGCTTGCAAACACATCTATATGTCCAAAGGAGCCAGTATTGGAGCCGCAACGGTCGTAACCCAAGAGGGCGCTGCAGCACCTGACAAATACCAGAGTTATATGAGAAGTATTATGCGTTCAACCGCTGAAGCACATGGGAAAACAGTAAATTCTGTAGGGGATACTATATGGAAACGTAACCCAACCATAGCAGAAGCTATGGTAGATCAGGATATTGAAGTGCCGGGTGTCTCAGCCAAAGGCAAAGTCATAACTTTTACACCGGAGGAAGCTATGCAATATGGATTTTGCGAAGGGATAAAAGGAAGCATAGATGAGGTTATCCAAGCCGAAGGAATCAGTCACTATTCTATTATAAAAGTAGAAAAAAGCACGATTGACATCATTTTTGGATTCTTAAAAAATCCTGCCGTAAGCGGGGTATTGGTGCTGCTAATCATCGGAGGCATATATTATGAATTGCGCACTCCGGGTATTGGATTCCCCATTGTCGTATCTGCTATTTCGGCTTTATTGTATTTTGCACCTAACTATATAGACGGGTTGGCAGAAAATTGGGAGATTCTATTATTTATAGCAGGTGTTATTCTTTTACTCATAGAGCTATTTGCCATTCCGGGTTTTGGGATTATTGGGATATTGGGTATTGTGGCAATACTTTCAAGTTTGGTGTTAAGCCTTGTTCCCAATGATGGCTTTGATTTTACTATTCAAAGCCCCTCTCAGATAGGAAATGCTTTCTTAACAGTCAGTGTAGCTATTGCTATTTTAATCAGCATATTGATATATTCCGGTGTGTCATTGCACAACTCTCCCATATTAAAGATGGTAAGTTTGGAATCAGATTTGGCTCAATCCAAACAAGAGAGCATAATTGAAGAGGATAGTATTAAGGCAGGCGATATCGGCATTGCTTTTACAGATATCAAACCGCAAGGTAAAGCGATCATGCAAGACAAAATTGTGCCTGCACATTCTATATACGGATTTATATCCAAAGGGGCAGAAGTAAAATTCATCCGAAATGAGGGCAATAGTTGGCTGGTAGAAAGTCGTTTGTCGGAAAATATCGATAGTTAA
- a CDS encoding glycosyltransferase yields MHKICTSLTDAGYSVLLVGRKLSHSKPLPSLPFEHQRLKCIFNKGFLFYLEYNIRLSFFLLFHPFDIVSSVDLDTISSCAIIAKIKRKKLVFDAHEYFTQVPEVIARKRVQKIWAWIEKTFVPMSDLCYTVGEKLAENFSSRLHCKFHVIKNVPELAPETLQAELSIPEKKFILYQGALNQSRGIENMILAMQQLDIAFHIVGEGDLSDTLRKLVIDNHLEDKVLFFGYMPPSDLREYSRKAYLGLNVSENKGLSYFYSLNNKFFDYVHALLPSLLNKFPEYEQLNSECEVGIYTESSVDNLVANIRSILDNNQFYLTLKSNCQKAAMLWNWENEKKKLIQLYDNL; encoded by the coding sequence ATGCATAAAATATGCACTTCCTTGACAGACGCAGGATATAGCGTATTATTGGTAGGCAGAAAACTATCCCATTCAAAGCCTTTACCCTCACTCCCATTTGAACACCAAAGGCTTAAATGTATATTCAATAAAGGTTTTCTATTTTATTTAGAATACAATATCCGTTTGAGTTTCTTTTTGTTATTCCACCCCTTTGACATAGTATCATCCGTTGATTTAGACACAATTTCTTCATGTGCTATCATAGCGAAAATAAAAAGGAAAAAACTTGTTTTTGATGCACATGAGTATTTTACACAAGTTCCGGAAGTAATTGCAAGAAAAAGGGTTCAAAAGATATGGGCATGGATAGAGAAAACATTTGTCCCTATGTCTGACCTATGCTATACAGTAGGCGAGAAACTTGCAGAGAATTTTTCGTCACGCCTGCATTGTAAATTTCATGTAATCAAAAATGTCCCTGAATTAGCCCCGGAAACATTACAAGCTGAATTATCGATTCCGGAGAAGAAATTTATCCTATATCAAGGTGCACTAAACCAATCACGGGGTATCGAAAACATGATTTTAGCCATGCAACAATTAGACATTGCATTTCACATTGTTGGCGAAGGTGATTTGAGTGATACTTTAAGAAAACTTGTAATAGATAATCATTTGGAAGACAAAGTGTTATTCTTTGGATATATGCCTCCGTCAGATTTAAGAGAATATTCTCGCAAAGCCTATTTGGGGCTGAATGTATCCGAAAATAAGGGACTTAGCTATTTCTATTCGCTCAATAATAAATTCTTTGACTACGTGCATGCCCTTCTACCGTCTCTACTCAACAAATTCCCCGAATATGAACAGCTTAATTCAGAATGTGAAGTTGGAATATATACTGAATCAAGCGTTGACAACTTGGTTGCTAACATACGCTCTATTCTTGACAATAATCAATTTTATTTAACACTAAAATCCAATTGCCAAAAAGCTGCAATGCTTTGGAATTGGGAAAACGAAAAAAAAAAACTAATCCAATTATATGATAACCTTTGA
- a CDS encoding RecQ family ATP-dependent DNA helicase — MNPKDILYQYWGYDSFRPQQEEIIRSVLTGIDTLALLPTGGGKSICFQVPALLQDKLCLVISPLIALMKDQVENLQSRGIKAQTLFSGQSLKEQNAILEQAVNQQLTFLYISPERLSSEDFRGWLRNMDLSLLVVDEAHCINQWGYDFRPEYLQIGEIREQFPEVPVLALTASATPAAIKDIIKSLKFRQGEVVYRRSFIRENLVYLVRKIENKNYKILEICNKIAGTGIIYTRNRRRTEELALYLKQNQISCDFYHAGLSTEERSQRQEDWIKNKTRIIVCTNAFGMGIDKPDVRFVIHYEPPDCIESYYQEAGRAGRDGLKAYCILCYFDSDTEDEKKKITEQFPDDKTLNKTYQNVCNYLKIMVGSGQGIRYDFDINALCHEYRIPIRSTHFAISLLQKLEYLEIKENGIITSTLKILLSPQELYKLQVANEEYNRLFLALLRTDGGYFDFHTPVNELKIALLLNITPHKVSELLLALHQEEYIDYQAKTATPQLSLLAPRFDKINPDRKFINKLQTKAIDRFESMNSYIHNEKICRNLFIAKYFGENIKYKCGKCDVCIENTRQPLSEQQFEHYRVYIKEKLTLEKQNFQSLRQGIKDSELREFMTAYNWMLSNNWIDINKKGLLEWKNRRR, encoded by the coding sequence TTGAATCCAAAAGATATACTCTACCAATATTGGGGTTACGACAGTTTCAGACCTCAACAAGAAGAAATTATCCGTTCTGTCCTAACAGGGATAGACACACTGGCTTTGCTCCCTACCGGTGGTGGAAAATCTATCTGTTTTCAGGTGCCGGCATTGTTGCAAGACAAACTTTGTCTTGTAATCTCCCCCTTGATAGCCCTGATGAAAGACCAAGTAGAAAACTTGCAATCCAGAGGTATCAAGGCGCAGACACTCTTTTCAGGCCAATCACTCAAGGAGCAAAATGCAATTTTAGAACAAGCTGTCAACCAACAATTAACCTTTCTTTATATCTCACCCGAACGCCTATCCTCAGAAGATTTTAGAGGCTGGCTTCGCAATATGGATTTGAGCCTACTTGTGGTGGACGAAGCCCATTGTATCAACCAATGGGGCTACGATTTCAGACCCGAATATTTACAAATTGGCGAGATTAGAGAACAATTTCCGGAAGTGCCTGTTTTGGCGCTTACTGCTTCCGCCACTCCGGCAGCGATAAAGGATATCATCAAATCACTAAAATTCAGACAGGGTGAAGTTGTTTATAGAAGAAGTTTTATCAGAGAAAATCTGGTTTATTTGGTTAGAAAAATTGAAAACAAGAATTACAAAATTCTTGAAATATGTAACAAAATAGCAGGCACGGGAATCATATATACACGCAATAGGCGCAGGACAGAAGAACTTGCTCTATATCTCAAACAGAACCAAATCAGTTGCGATTTTTATCATGCCGGTCTCAGCACCGAAGAACGCAGCCAAAGACAAGAAGACTGGATTAAGAATAAAACACGCATCATTGTTTGTACAAACGCATTTGGTATGGGCATAGACAAACCGGATGTACGATTTGTTATACACTACGAACCACCGGACTGCATTGAATCGTACTATCAAGAAGCCGGCAGAGCAGGCAGGGATGGGCTTAAAGCCTATTGTATCCTATGTTATTTTGATTCGGATACAGAAGATGAAAAAAAGAAAATAACCGAACAATTCCCTGATGATAAAACACTCAATAAAACCTATCAGAATGTATGTAATTATCTAAAAATCATGGTAGGCAGCGGGCAAGGAATCCGCTATGATTTTGACATCAATGCACTGTGTCATGAATACCGTATCCCCATACGCAGTACGCACTTTGCGATTAGTTTATTGCAAAAATTGGAATATCTGGAAATCAAAGAAAATGGCATCATTACTAGTACACTTAAGATATTACTTTCCCCTCAGGAACTCTATAAACTACAAGTAGCAAACGAAGAGTACAACCGTCTATTTTTGGCTCTATTACGCACAGACGGTGGATACTTCGACTTTCACACTCCGGTTAATGAACTGAAAATTGCACTGTTGCTCAACATTACGCCCCATAAGGTATCTGAACTACTGCTCGCTCTGCATCAAGAGGAATATATTGATTATCAAGCTAAGACAGCCACACCACAACTTAGCTTGCTTGCGCCAAGATTTGATAAGATAAATCCTGATCGCAAGTTTATCAATAAACTTCAGACAAAGGCTATAGATAGATTTGAAAGTATGAATTCCTATATTCATAACGAAAAAATCTGTCGCAATCTCTTTATTGCCAAATACTTTGGAGAAAATATTAAATACAAATGTGGCAAATGCGATGTCTGCATAGAGAATACAAGACAACCCCTGAGCGAACAACAATTTGAACACTATCGAGTGTATATCAAGGAAAAACTCACACTGGAAAAACAAAACTTTCAGAGTCTTAGACAAGGGATAAAAGACTCCGAGTTACGTGAATTTATGACTGCATATAACTGGATGTTGAGCAATAATTGGATTGACATAAACAAGAAAGGATTATTGGAATGGAAAAACAGAAGAAGATAA
- a CDS encoding DNA primase has product MEKKRVIIDYSVLPKDILAKMEELYPDGFENDVIRFPNAKGEFVYAVRVETDTTIYLVKVNKQIQEMMEEYDEEDYDNDEKDVSTTLAKNNIPKGVIPDEELEDDEEEDDYDNSEDVGDDEDEDDDN; this is encoded by the coding sequence ATGGAGAAAAAGCGCGTTATCATTGACTATAGTGTGTTACCTAAGGACATCTTAGCAAAAATGGAAGAACTCTATCCCGATGGATTTGAGAACGATGTTATTCGATTTCCAAATGCAAAAGGAGAGTTTGTGTATGCTGTCAGAGTAGAAACCGACACTACTATTTATTTGGTCAAAGTAAACAAACAAATCCAAGAGATGATGGAAGAGTATGACGAAGAAGACTATGACAATGATGAAAAAGACGTAAGTACAACATTAGCCAAAAACAACATACCAAAAGGGGTCATACCCGATGAAGAATTGGAAGACGATGAGGAGGAAGATGACTATGACAACTCAGAAGATGTGGGCGATGATGAGGATGAAGATGACGATAATTAG
- a CDS encoding DUF6089 family protein — translation MRNRFRSFIFFSTTLLCTLFCTQNSFAQFEIVAAAGTSHFLGDLGGKPLRGTNDISDLNLITTRYSLLGGFRVFLGDKVAFRTNIAYARVAGDDKYTDNIERQGRNANFFSPIVEGSAVFELHFGHNGRSRYDKSGSFYIYGGIGYFYFEPKGRLNGEVLKLRPLGTEGQNYRDDLKPYKNTSVNVPFGLGYRFRVGDGYLGFEINSRANFTDFIDDVSTVFPDRNKLFNSSGAQAVEWVNNTKSTIPGFEAPGAIRGDPKDMDNFFFILVKFDYPLRSVMDLGFGSGSKGRGGFRFKKGHCWEF, via the coding sequence ATGAGAAATAGATTTCGTAGTTTTATATTTTTTAGCACTACCCTTTTGTGTACCCTATTCTGTACACAAAATTCCTTTGCTCAATTTGAAATTGTTGCGGCTGCAGGCACAAGTCACTTTTTGGGTGATTTGGGTGGGAAACCCTTAAGAGGTACGAATGACATATCGGATTTAAACTTAATTACTACAAGATATTCTTTACTTGGAGGGTTTAGAGTTTTTTTGGGAGATAAAGTTGCGTTTAGAACCAATATTGCATACGCTAGAGTGGCAGGAGATGACAAGTACACTGACAATATCGAAAGACAAGGCAGAAACGCTAATTTTTTTAGCCCCATTGTAGAAGGAAGTGCAGTCTTTGAGTTGCATTTTGGTCATAATGGAAGAAGCCGCTATGACAAATCCGGTAGTTTTTACATATATGGAGGAATTGGATATTTTTACTTTGAACCCAAAGGAAGATTGAATGGTGAAGTGCTCAAACTTCGCCCCCTCGGTACTGAGGGACAAAATTATAGAGATGACCTCAAACCCTATAAAAACACATCTGTGAATGTGCCATTTGGCTTAGGTTATAGATTTAGAGTGGGAGACGGATATCTGGGTTTTGAAATTAACTCAAGAGCTAACTTTACTGATTTTATTGATGATGTTAGCACGGTTTTCCCGGATAGAAATAAATTATTTAACTCTAGTGGAGCACAAGCTGTTGAATGGGTTAATAACACAAAGAGCACTATACCTGGATTCGAAGCTCCGGGCGCAATTAGAGGCGACCCTAAGGATATGGATAATTTCTTTTTTATCCTTGTTAAATTTGATTACCCTCTTAGAAGCGTAATGGATTTAGGGTTTGGTTCCGGCTCTAAGGGACGTGGTGGCTTTAGATTTAAGAAAGGACACTGTTGGGAGTTCTAA
- a CDS encoding DUF3467 domain-containing protein, with protein sequence MEKKENNNAQNQLDIELSEEVAEGIYSNLAIITHSNSEFVIDFVKILPGIPKGKVKSRIILTPQHAKRLLGALTDNMKRFEDNFGEVESNNNPPGFPINFGGMTGQA encoded by the coding sequence ATGGAAAAAAAGGAAAATAACAACGCTCAAAATCAACTTGATATTGAGCTTTCAGAAGAAGTAGCAGAGGGCATTTATTCAAATCTGGCTATTATTACACATTCAAATTCGGAATTCGTTATTGATTTTGTGAAAATTCTGCCCGGGATTCCTAAAGGCAAAGTGAAGTCCAGAATTATTCTAACACCACAACATGCAAAAAGGTTGTTGGGAGCTTTGACAGACAATATGAAACGATTTGAAGATAACTTTGGTGAAGTAGAAAGTAACAACAATCCTCCAGGATTTCCTATAAATTTTGGTGGTATGACAGGGCAGGCATAA
- a CDS encoding glycosyltransferase, translated as MITFEDHYVHIVSFDVPYPADYGGVMDVFHKIRTLSDCNMKIILHCFQYGRAQQSELNKYCEKVYYYPRKRIFNPMRGTLPYIVTSRENTELLDNLCKDNYPIIFEGIHTTFYLNHPDLKDRLKIIRNHNIEHEYYSNLAEVEKNYFKKKFFRKEAVRLKNYEVNLINANYVLAISQQDTSYLKSKGINARWVSAFHPNDFVDIKSGIGAFIFYHGNLGVPENNHAALYLVKEVFKLINLPVIIAGSNPSSELRKSIRRLSHVTLKDNLSNEEIMEHIKDAQINVLVTFQATGIKLKLLNSLFIGRHVVVNNPMVENTGTESLCHIANNPFELAEIIFNLWEKPFSEGEKKERKLLLENKFSNAASAEKILDLLRRDEKVRV; from the coding sequence ATGATAACCTTTGAAGACCACTATGTTCATATTGTGAGTTTTGACGTACCCTATCCCGCAGATTATGGCGGAGTAATGGATGTATTTCACAAGATTCGAACCCTATCAGATTGCAATATGAAGATAATACTTCATTGCTTCCAATACGGGCGTGCACAACAAAGCGAACTAAATAAATATTGCGAAAAAGTATATTATTACCCTCGCAAACGTATATTCAATCCTATGAGAGGCACATTACCCTATATTGTAACCTCCAGAGAAAACACAGAACTATTAGACAATCTATGTAAAGATAATTACCCCATTATTTTTGAAGGAATCCATACCACGTTCTATCTCAATCATCCTGATTTAAAAGACAGATTAAAAATTATTCGCAATCACAATATTGAACACGAATATTATTCAAATCTTGCTGAGGTGGAAAAAAATTACTTCAAAAAGAAATTCTTTAGGAAAGAGGCCGTACGTCTAAAAAATTACGAAGTCAATCTCATCAATGCAAATTATGTATTAGCAATCTCGCAACAGGACACAAGCTATCTGAAAAGTAAAGGAATAAATGCCCGGTGGGTATCTGCATTTCATCCTAATGATTTTGTTGATATTAAATCCGGAATAGGTGCTTTCATTTTTTATCACGGCAATTTGGGTGTTCCGGAGAATAATCATGCTGCATTATATTTAGTCAAAGAAGTTTTCAAACTCATTAATCTGCCTGTAATCATTGCCGGAAGCAATCCTTCATCTGAATTAAGGAAATCTATCCGTAGATTATCTCATGTAACATTGAAAGATAATCTAAGTAATGAAGAAATAATGGAGCATATCAAAGATGCACAAATAAATGTTTTGGTTACGTTTCAAGCCACAGGAATCAAGCTTAAGCTCTTGAATTCACTTTTCATAGGGCGACATGTTGTGGTAAATAATCCAATGGTTGAAAACACCGGCACAGAATCTTTATGTCATATTGCCAATAATCCTTTTGAATTAGCTGAGATAATTTTTAATCTTTGGGAGAAACCGTTTAGTGAAGGAGAGAAAAAGGAGAGAAAACTACTCTTGGAAAACAAGTTCAGTAATGCAGCTAGTGCAGAAAAAATTCTTGATTTACTGCGAAGAGATGAGAAAGTCAGAGTGTAG